Within the Armatimonadota bacterium genome, the region AGTTCGGCCGCCAGCGCCCCGTCGATCTCCTCCAGCCGCGCTTCGGCGTCGACCTCCACGACGGGAACCAGGTCGTCCGGGGACAGGCGCGCCCGCACGGCCCGCTCGAAGCGTTCGCGAAACGCTTCCAGGCGGTCGGCAGCGACGGTGACCCCCGCCGCGGAAGCGTGCCCGCCGAAGCGGTCCAGCAGGTCCCGGCAGTCGTGCAGCGCTTCGACCAGGTTCAGCCCCGGCACACCCCGGGCGGACCCGCGCGCCACCTCACCTTCTACCGCCAGCAAGACCGAGGGGCGGTAGAACGTCTCCCGCACGCGCGCGGCCGCGATCCCGACCACGCCGGCGTGCCAGTCCTGCCCCCACACGACGATGCCGGCCCCTCGGTCCAGCCCGAGTTCGGTCACCGCCGCGACGGCTTCGGCCAGGACGCGGTCCTGCAACTGTTGTCGGCGCACGTTGTACCGGTTCAGCGCGTCGGCCAGCCGGCCGGCTTCCTCGGGATCGTCCGTGAGCAGCAGGGTCAGTGCCTCGGACGCCGACTCGACCCGGCCGGAGGCGTTGATGCGGGGGGCGACCTTCCAGGCGACGTCGTCGGCGGAGACCGGACGGCGCTCGGGTGCCAGGCCCGCCGAACCTAGCAGCGCCCGGACACCGACCAGAGGCGATGCCGCGAGCCGTTCGAGGCCGGCACGGGTCAGGATCCGGTTGTCGCCGACGAGCGGCACGACGTCGGCGATCGTCGCGAGGGCGACAAGCTCGAGGAGGTCTTCCGACGGGGCCGCCCCCGTACGGCGCCGCAGCGCCCGCACCAGCATCCAGGCGAGCCCGGAAGCACAGTAGTCCGAAAACGCCGCCCGCCCGTCCCCACCCCCCGACCCCGATCCCCCGACCTTGGGGTCCACCACGGCGTCGGCCTCCGGCAGGACGGGGGGCGGTTCGTGATGGTCTATGACGACGACCTCCATCCCCAGCCGCCGCGCGAGGGCGATCTCCCGGACGGCGCCGATGCCGCAGTCGACCGCGACCAACAGGCGCGTGCCGTCCTCGGCAATCGCCCGGACGGCGGACTCCGCGAGACCGTAGCCGTCGCGCATCCTGTGCGGGATGAACGTGTGCGCGTCGAAACCCAGCGCGCGCAGGCCCCGCACCAGGATCGCAGTCGCGCACACCCCGTCCGCGTCGTAGTCTCCGTAGACCGTGATCTTGGCGCCGGCGCGCGCCGCCCTCAGCACCACCCGGGCGGCCTCCGGCAGGCCGGGTATGCGGTCCGGATCGGTAAGTTCGCCCAGCGAAGGGCTTAAGAACGCCCGGGCACACACCGGATCCCGGTACCCGCGCAGGGCGAGGACCTGCGCGGTGATGGGGGCAATGCCTAGGGCCGTTGCGAGGTGTCGGCTTTCGGGAAGGAGCGGGCTGATCCTCCAGCGTGTCATCGTCAGTCGCGACGCCCGAGCCGGCGCAACCGGGACGACCTCATGCTCCGTGTCCGGATCCGATGCGCTGCGTATCCTCCACGGTTGCGGGCGCGGTCCGGGCGGCCGACTGCTCCAGGTGGGCCACCCGCCGACGCAACAGCACGTTGGCGACCAGCATGGGCAGCCCCGCGATCGCAGCGCCCACAAACAGCGCACCCACGATCGCCACCGGCACCGTGGTTGGGGGCAACCACCAGAAGGCCAACCGCAAGGATACCGGCGTGACGTCGTGCGCGTTGCTCAGAACGAGCAGCACCGCCAGCACGGCCAGTACGAGGAGGACGGCCAGCAACCCTCGCATCGGGTTGGCGAGAGTCTAGCACGATCGCCGTCGGCTGTCAGCCGTCGCGCCCATCACCTGAGCGGTCGGGCGGCGCGCTGCTCCAGAGCGCGCACGGCTGCGCTGGCCGCCAGTGCCAGCGACGATACGGCCATCGCGCCGGTGACGATCTTGTCCCGGTGGCCCTGGGACACACCCTGGAACAGCAGCACGCCCAACCCTCCGGCGTTGATGAACGCGGCGACCGCTGCGATGGCGATCACGGCGACCACGGCGACCCGCAGCCCGGCGAGCATCACCGGCAGACCCAGGGGGAATTCGACCCGCCAGAAGGTCTGCCAGGGGCTCATCCCCATGCCCCGCGCGGCCTCCACCACCGCCGGGTCCACCGCGTCCAGTCCCACCACGACGTTGCGCACGAGGATGATCTGCGCGTACGTCACCAGCGCGGTGACCGCGGGCAGACGGCCGAGGCCCATCAGCGGGATCAGCAATACAAACAGCGCCAGGCTCGGGACCGTGTACAGCACGCCGAGCACCGCCAGCAGCGGTCCGCGCAGACCCCGCACGCGAACCGCGGCGACGCCCAGTGGCAGGGCGATCGCCGCCGCGATGCCCAGCGACACCAGCACGAGCCAGGCGTGCTGTCCCAGCAGGGTCAG harbors:
- a CDS encoding ABC transporter permease, with protein sequence MRYALEHPDVVLTLLGQHAWLVLVSLGIAAAIALPLGVAAVRVRGLRGPLLAVLGVLYTVPSLALFVLLIPLMGLGRLPAVTALVTYAQIILVRNVVVGLDAVDPAVVEAARGMGMSPWQTFWRVEFPLGLPVMLAGLRVAVVAVIAIAAVAAFINAGGLGVLLFQGVSQGHRDKIVTGAMAVSSLALAASAAVRALEQRAARPLR
- a CDS encoding LapA family protein is translated as MLAVLLVLAVLAVLLVLSNAHDVTPVSLRLAFWWLPPTTVPVAIVGALFVGAAIAGLPMLVANVLLRRRVAHLEQSAARTAPATVEDTQRIGSGHGA